The Streptomyces laurentii genome contains a region encoding:
- a CDS encoding hypothetical protein (identified by MetaGeneAnnotator; putative;~sequence version:1), whose product MSTTALLGLNGCVLAAMAAGAAYFHRVRMPRPPVGRYELPDVAVMYVVVVAAPLLYLVLPRAAVATVFGLVLCAALQFTLAPLTGAGRAWAIAAAAVAATTVTALLGRPLAVMVLTDLLLVTAVAGVATMWAQSGMRSAHAAWFAGALACYDLVATGLTSVMDRFAAQVMGLPFAPLLAVTRGEPPVALGLGDLLLLVLFPLTAVKAFGRAAGVLAAAVGLAVSGVVSVLFAQGVLTGAFPLLTALGPLIVLQHLVWTRVRGGERTTAEWRAGRARPTPPAACAEPDLVILRALRPTAPADPVDGVWLAVADGRVVGAGASPGRARRDARIRGCDSVPVIRRA is encoded by the coding sequence ATGAGCACCACGGCCCTGCTCGGCCTCAACGGCTGCGTCCTCGCGGCCATGGCGGCGGGCGCCGCGTACTTCCACCGGGTGCGGATGCCCCGGCCCCCGGTGGGACGGTACGAACTGCCCGACGTCGCCGTGATGTACGTCGTGGTGGTGGCGGCTCCGCTGCTCTACCTGGTCCTGCCGCGCGCCGCCGTGGCGACCGTGTTCGGCCTGGTGCTCTGCGCGGCGCTGCAGTTCACCCTCGCTCCGCTGACCGGAGCCGGCCGGGCCTGGGCGATCGCGGCGGCCGCGGTCGCCGCCACCACCGTGACGGCCCTGCTCGGCCGCCCGCTCGCCGTGATGGTGCTCACCGACCTGCTGCTCGTGACGGCGGTGGCGGGGGTCGCCACCATGTGGGCGCAGAGCGGGATGCGGTCCGCCCACGCGGCGTGGTTCGCGGGCGCGCTCGCCTGCTACGACCTGGTGGCCACCGGGCTCACGTCGGTCATGGACCGGTTCGCCGCCCAGGTCATGGGGCTGCCGTTCGCCCCGCTGCTCGCGGTGACGCGGGGCGAGCCGCCGGTGGCGCTGGGCCTCGGCGACCTGCTGCTCCTGGTGCTGTTCCCGCTGACGGCGGTCAAGGCGTTCGGGCGGGCCGCCGGCGTTCTCGCGGCAGCGGTCGGGCTCGCGGTGTCCGGCGTGGTCAGCGTGCTCTTCGCCCAGGGCGTCCTGACCGGCGCCTTCCCGCTCCTGACGGCGCTGGGGCCGCTGATCGTCCTGCAGCACCTGGTGTGGACGCGGGTGCGGGGCGGTGAGCGCACCACCGCCGAATGGAGGGCGGGCCGGGCGCGGCCGACGCCGCCCGCGGCGTGCGCGGAGCCCGACCTCGTGATCCTCCGGGCCCTCCGGCCGACCGCTCCGGCGGACCCTGTCGACGGCGTGTGGCTGGCCGTGGCGGACGGCCGGGTGGTGGGCGCAGGAGCGTCTCCGGGCCGGGCCCGCAGGGACGCCCGGATCCGCGGCTGCGACTCCGTACCCGTGATCCGCCGGGCGTAG
- a CDS encoding alpha-ribazole phosphatase (Histidine phosphatase domain found in phosphoglycerate mutases and related proteins, mostly phosphatases; contains a His residue which is phosphorylated during the reaction; cd07067;~alpha-ribazole phosphatase [Streptomyces sp. SPB78];~catalytic core [active];~identified by MetaGeneAnnotator; putative), with amino-acid sequence MIRHGQTAWSLSGRHAGRTDVPLTEAGEAAARALAPRLAGRPCAAVFSSPLSRALRTAELAGLTGAEPDPDLLEWDYGGYEGLTAEQIKESRPGWDLWRDGVVPGDAGHPGERLPQVAARVDAMLDRIRPLLSEGDVAVVAHGHLTRVLTVRWLGLDASASGLLGHPHPGTLAFLATEDGQPYLAGWNVP; translated from the coding sequence GTGATCAGGCATGGGCAGACCGCGTGGAGCCTGTCCGGCCGGCATGCCGGGCGGACCGATGTGCCGCTGACCGAGGCGGGGGAGGCGGCGGCCCGGGCGCTGGCGCCGAGGCTGGCGGGCCGCCCGTGTGCTGCGGTGTTCAGCAGCCCGCTGAGCCGTGCCCTGCGGACCGCCGAGCTGGCCGGGCTCACCGGCGCCGAGCCCGATCCCGACCTGCTGGAGTGGGACTACGGCGGCTACGAGGGCCTGACCGCCGAGCAGATCAAGGAGTCGCGGCCCGGCTGGGACCTGTGGCGGGACGGAGTCGTCCCCGGCGACGCCGGCCATCCCGGCGAGCGGCTTCCGCAGGTGGCCGCGCGCGTGGACGCGATGCTCGACCGCATCCGGCCGCTGCTGAGCGAGGGCGATGTCGCCGTCGTCGCGCACGGCCATCTCACCCGCGTCCTCACCGTGCGCTGGCTCGGTCTCGACGCGTCCGCGAGCGGGCTGCTCGGGCACCCGCATCCGGGCACCCTCGCCTTCCTGGCCACCGAGGACGGACAGCCGTACCTCGCCGGCTGGAACGTTCCGTAG
- a CDS encoding heat shock protein hsp20 (Alpha-crystallin domain (ACD) of alpha-crystallin-type small(s) heat shock proteins (Hsps). sHsps are small stress induced proteins with monomeric masses between 12 -43 kDa, whose common feature is the Alpha-crystallin domain (ACD). sHsps are generally...; cd06464;~Molecular chaperone (small heat shock protein) [Posttranslational modification, protein turnover, chaperones]; COG0071;~PFAM: heat shock protein Hsp20; KEGG: msm:MSMEG_3932 14 kDa antigen;~heat shock protein Hsp20 [Streptomyces flavogriseus ATCC33331];~identified by MetaGeneAnnotator; putative;~putative dimer interface [polypeptide binding]), translating into MSGRKIERRHMSFPDFEDWFGHSFPGLPGWHPATAPHSIPVEMSTGDGAYVLRAELPGVDPDRDLSITADGDLLTVRAEHVESTEDKDHSEFRYGSFRRTVRLPVPIPADGVDASYTNGILTIRVPMPDESTSTARTIPVRRADGGGASEAS; encoded by the coding sequence ATGAGCGGACGCAAGATCGAACGCAGGCACATGTCCTTCCCGGACTTCGAGGACTGGTTCGGCCACTCGTTCCCGGGCCTTCCCGGCTGGCACCCCGCCACGGCGCCCCACTCGATCCCGGTGGAGATGTCCACCGGAGACGGCGCGTACGTGCTGCGCGCCGAACTGCCCGGGGTGGACCCCGACCGCGACCTCAGCATCACCGCCGACGGCGACCTCCTGACCGTGCGCGCCGAGCACGTGGAGAGCACGGAGGACAAGGACCACTCCGAGTTCCGCTACGGATCCTTCCGCCGGACCGTACGCCTTCCGGTGCCCATCCCCGCCGACGGTGTCGACGCCTCGTACACGAACGGCATCCTCACCATCCGCGTCCCGATGCCCGACGAGAGCACCAGCACCGCGCGCACCATCCCGGTCAGACGGGCGGACGGCGGCGGCGCGTCCGAGGCGTCGTAG
- a CDS encoding phenylacetyl-CoA ligase (AMP-binding enzyme; cl15778;~Coenzyme F390 synthetase [Coenzyme metabolism]; COG1541;~identified by MetaGeneAnnotator; putative;~phenylacetyl-CoA ligase [Streptomyces sp. SPB78]), with translation MFGTAFRQLRYSTAILRNRRIRPQDLERIARDLLETLAEFGEPGEDSVLLPGQSGAVDPDVRRTVTARSLRATARAAVRHTPYYRRAFQDLGLDPDGLTPETWEQVPVTPKSALRGLPAAFVSAASAPALMALTTGTSGTPTTVWYSRAEVEIMVAMSTVSAVLGMGLRPRHSMAYAGCSRATLPLLNVEESVTRIGAAFVPIGTVDPAVALDRLATPLGLRGKAPQITHLTVSASYLSALVEEAERHDWQPSDFGLDSVGVGGEVLSEPLRKRAEAAFGARITTSYMMTETVPSGGTPCGAGHLHHTTEFGHLEVLDPETHEPTPPGGVGVIVQTPYVPYRDCTLLLRYDTGDLVRRPATTPECELAHMPATSLILGRWSGPSSRAVTTRSLLDLLEAEQDVPLPARYALEERPGGPLLHVLTRRRADAGLLGRLEDRATAAGLALAGIALHDDPAGMPPTGPVRADLREHTFESARPATAPLGSPA, from the coding sequence GTGTTCGGCACTGCTTTCAGACAACTGCGGTACAGCACGGCGATCCTGCGCAACCGCCGGATCCGGCCACAGGACCTCGAACGGATCGCCCGCGATCTGCTGGAGACCCTGGCGGAGTTCGGCGAGCCGGGGGAGGACTCGGTCCTGCTGCCCGGGCAGTCCGGGGCGGTCGACCCCGACGTACGCCGCACGGTCACCGCGCGCAGTCTGCGGGCCACCGCCCGCGCGGCCGTCCGGCACACCCCCTACTACCGGCGAGCCTTCCAGGACCTGGGCCTCGACCCCGACGGGCTCACCCCGGAGACCTGGGAACAGGTGCCGGTCACCCCCAAGTCCGCCCTGCGCGGCCTGCCCGCCGCCTTCGTCTCCGCCGCGTCGGCCCCCGCGCTGATGGCGCTCACCACGGGGACCAGCGGGACGCCGACCACCGTCTGGTACTCGCGGGCCGAGGTGGAGATCATGGTCGCCATGAGCACCGTCTCCGCCGTGCTCGGCATGGGACTGCGGCCCCGGCACAGCATGGCCTACGCGGGCTGCTCCCGGGCGACCCTGCCGCTGCTCAACGTGGAGGAGTCGGTGACCCGGATCGGCGCGGCGTTCGTACCGATCGGCACCGTCGACCCGGCGGTGGCGCTCGACCGGCTCGCGACCCCGCTCGGACTGCGCGGCAAGGCCCCGCAGATCACCCACCTCACCGTCTCGGCGTCCTATCTGTCCGCCCTGGTCGAGGAGGCGGAACGGCACGACTGGCAGCCGTCGGACTTCGGCCTCGACTCGGTCGGCGTCGGCGGCGAGGTGCTCTCCGAACCGCTGCGGAAGCGGGCGGAGGCGGCCTTCGGGGCCCGGATCACGACCTCGTACATGATGACGGAGACGGTGCCGTCCGGCGGCACCCCCTGCGGCGCGGGACATCTGCACCACACCACCGAGTTCGGGCATCTGGAGGTGCTCGACCCCGAGACGCACGAGCCCACACCGCCCGGCGGGGTGGGCGTCATCGTCCAGACGCCGTACGTCCCGTACCGGGACTGCACCCTGCTGCTGCGCTACGACACGGGCGACCTGGTCCGGCGGCCCGCGACCACGCCGGAGTGCGAACTCGCCCACATGCCCGCGACCTCGCTCATCCTTGGCCGCTGGTCCGGCCCGTCCAGCCGGGCGGTGACCACCCGGTCGCTGCTCGACCTGCTGGAGGCGGAACAGGACGTACCGCTGCCCGCCCGCTACGCCCTGGAGGAACGGCCCGGGGGGCCGCTGCTCCACGTCCTGACCCGCCGCCGGGCCGATGCCGGGCTGCTGGGAAGGCTGGAGGACCGGGCCACCGCCGCCGGCCTGGCGCTGGCCGGCATAGCGCTCCACGACGACCCGGCCGGAATGCCGCCCACCGGCCCGGTCCGCGCCGACCTGCGCGAGCACACCTTCGAATCGGCCCGCCCGGCCACCGCACCCCTCGGGAGCCCGGCATGA